Proteins encoded in a region of the Halioglobus maricola genome:
- a CDS encoding energy transducer TonB, producing the protein MCRAPIAAVLLRALLLATVAGSVPLAVTASPEASEPAAEPASGDTALRASTANTDNYFAGITALESEHGAYSAALPEQLLSLGLTLQQEGRHTDALDVFRRGVHLDRINNGLYSAGQVALVQQEIISHIALGDFAKADERQHYMYRVQMRTMNNGADRSKVFMEQAQWQYNAYRLDLGPAPYLRLMNMWDLYRLALNDTINTHGKTSAYLLEPLEGMLLAQYLISGYERTSSPKSQTDLGVSLQTQDNRFNRYQRESYKRGRAVIQAIYDLHLVNHGENSAETTETMVMMGDWIFWHGDKEAALRAYQQANAELVARGADQQTIEATFAEPVALPNFDGVRPLPQPVQPGDGAVQLAFSVTATGKVRELERVDENTLDDATANKLMRKLRRTRFRPQLALGEPVDTQRVLRAYDIQ; encoded by the coding sequence ATGTGTAGAGCGCCGATAGCGGCGGTCCTGTTGCGCGCCCTGCTGCTGGCCACAGTGGCCGGCAGCGTACCTCTCGCGGTAACAGCATCGCCCGAAGCATCCGAACCTGCAGCCGAACCGGCCAGCGGAGATACGGCCCTGCGCGCCAGCACAGCGAACACGGACAACTACTTCGCCGGCATCACCGCGCTTGAGTCCGAGCACGGCGCCTACTCAGCGGCACTGCCAGAACAACTGCTCAGCCTCGGCCTGACTTTGCAGCAAGAGGGCCGGCATACCGATGCGCTGGACGTTTTTCGTCGCGGCGTACATTTGGATCGCATCAACAATGGCTTGTACAGCGCAGGCCAGGTGGCGCTGGTACAACAGGAAATCATCAGCCATATCGCGCTGGGCGATTTCGCCAAGGCCGACGAGCGTCAGCACTATATGTACCGCGTACAGATGCGCACCATGAACAATGGCGCTGACCGCTCCAAGGTGTTCATGGAACAGGCCCAGTGGCAATACAACGCCTATCGCCTGGATCTGGGACCCGCACCCTACCTGCGCCTCATGAACATGTGGGATCTCTACCGCCTGGCCCTGAACGACACCATCAATACCCACGGTAAAACGTCTGCCTACCTGCTGGAACCCCTCGAGGGCATGCTGCTGGCACAGTATCTGATCAGCGGTTACGAAAGGACGTCCAGCCCAAAATCCCAGACAGACCTGGGCGTTTCACTGCAAACGCAGGACAACCGTTTCAATCGCTACCAGCGTGAGAGCTACAAGCGGGGCCGCGCAGTCATCCAGGCGATCTACGATCTACACCTTGTAAACCATGGCGAGAACAGTGCGGAAACCACCGAGACCATGGTCATGATGGGTGACTGGATCTTCTGGCACGGTGACAAGGAGGCGGCGCTGCGCGCCTACCAGCAAGCCAATGCGGAACTTGTCGCGCGCGGCGCTGACCAACAGACTATAGAGGCCACTTTTGCCGAGCCCGTGGCGCTGCCCAATTTCGACGGCGTTCGCCCCCTGCCCCAGCCTGTTCAGCCCGGCGATGGCGCTGTACAGTTGGCATTCTCGGTAACAGCAACCGGCAAGGTGAGAGAGCTCGAACGGGTGGATGAAAACACCCTGGACGATGCCACTGCCAACAAGTTAATGCGCAAACTGCGCCGCACACGGTTCCGCCCACAACTGGCCCTGGGCGAGCCGGTCGATACCCAGAGGGTCCTGAGAGCCTATGACATTCAGTGA
- a CDS encoding DUF4136 domain-containing protein translates to MIVRTIRSLGALAMLALLAACTTTALEATMDFDDSFDFTGVKKIAIQPVDRVGLSAIKVSDMQISRIDSALADELARRGFQLVDDNADADAYLTWHLVTEERTDVRTYNSMSYYNCWRCGPSVSDVSVRQYTQGTFIVDIIDPSRNKSVWRSVIESRLQSDPDPASLESEQRRAEAAQAIFAEFPPL, encoded by the coding sequence ATGATCGTACGCACAATCCGAAGCCTCGGCGCGCTGGCAATGCTCGCGCTGCTCGCTGCCTGTACCACAACAGCACTTGAAGCGACGATGGATTTCGATGACAGCTTTGACTTCACCGGGGTAAAGAAAATTGCCATACAGCCAGTGGATCGGGTCGGCTTGAGCGCGATCAAGGTCAGCGATATGCAGATATCTCGCATTGACTCGGCGCTGGCCGACGAGCTGGCCCGGCGCGGGTTCCAGTTGGTTGACGACAACGCTGACGCCGACGCCTACCTCACCTGGCATTTGGTGACCGAGGAGCGCACCGATGTGCGTACCTACAACAGTATGAGTTACTACAACTGCTGGCGCTGCGGCCCGAGCGTCTCGGATGTGAGTGTGCGCCAGTACACCCAGGGCACGTTTATCGTGGATATCATTGACCCTTCACGCAACAAGTCAGTGTGGCGTTCAGTGATTGAGTCCAGGCTGCAGTCCGACCCGGACCCCGCCTCTCTGGAATCTGAGCAGCGCCGTGCCGAAGCGGCCCAGGCGATTTTTGCCGAATTCCCGCCCCTGTAG
- a CDS encoding GNAT family N-acetyltransferase — translation MDKAPQIINGSSAELDQMAAILADSFSTDPVMNWVLPATDIYPGFFRLITRDIFLPKGLCHVETADRGAGLWLPPGEKFDLKPGPGLIGLMLKLILKSSLAPLRRIPQQAAVFDRHHPEAPHYHLLFVGARHANQGQGVGSALIKEGLRTVDKAGMPAYLESSNERNVPLYERHGFEVVSEDNMPGGGPPVWFMWREARQAPPTR, via the coding sequence ATGGACAAGGCACCGCAAATAATCAACGGCAGCAGCGCCGAACTGGACCAGATGGCTGCGATCCTCGCCGACTCGTTCAGCACCGACCCGGTGATGAACTGGGTGCTGCCGGCAACCGATATTTATCCCGGTTTTTTCCGCCTGATCACGCGCGACATCTTCCTGCCGAAGGGTTTATGCCACGTCGAAACGGCAGACCGCGGCGCTGGCCTGTGGCTGCCCCCTGGCGAGAAGTTCGACCTGAAGCCCGGCCCCGGCCTTATCGGGCTGATGCTGAAGCTGATACTCAAAAGCAGCCTCGCACCGCTGCGGCGCATCCCACAGCAGGCTGCGGTGTTCGACCGTCACCACCCAGAGGCGCCGCACTATCACCTGCTATTTGTGGGCGCCAGGCATGCCAACCAGGGCCAGGGCGTAGGCTCAGCCCTGATCAAAGAGGGCCTGCGCACCGTTGATAAAGCAGGCATGCCCGCCTACCTGGAAAGTTCCAATGAGCGCAACGTGCCGCTGTATGAGCGGCACGGCTTTGAAGTGGTATCAGAGGACAACATGCCGGGGGGCGGCCCCCCGGTGTGGTTTATGTGGCGCGAGGCCCGTCAGGCACCTCCCACCCGGTAA
- the pdxH gene encoding pyridoxamine 5'-phosphate oxidase, which produces MHYEDYRREYTAGGLTRDMLNACPMTQFEHWLEQSVRAQLEDPTAMVLSTIDDAGTPWQRIVLLKGLSHGGFVFYTNYGSAKAQAIAANPRVSLLFPWNEIDRQVIATGVAEKMSVAESAAYFVTRPRESQIAAWASRQSRPVSARAMLEKQVQVLKDKFGKGEVPVPDFWGGYRIIPERIEFWQGGEHRLHDRFLYSREDDGWAIEQLQP; this is translated from the coding sequence TTGCATTACGAGGACTACAGGCGGGAATACACAGCAGGCGGTCTTACCCGCGACATGCTCAATGCCTGCCCGATGACACAGTTCGAGCACTGGCTGGAGCAGTCGGTGCGTGCGCAACTGGAAGACCCTACCGCCATGGTGCTCTCTACCATCGACGACGCGGGCACGCCCTGGCAGCGGATTGTGTTGCTGAAAGGGCTTTCTCACGGCGGTTTCGTCTTCTACACCAATTACGGTAGCGCCAAGGCGCAGGCTATCGCGGCCAATCCACGGGTCTCGCTGTTGTTCCCCTGGAATGAAATCGACCGTCAGGTCATCGCCACCGGGGTGGCCGAGAAAATGAGTGTCGCTGAGTCTGCCGCCTATTTCGTCACCCGTCCCCGCGAGAGCCAGATCGCCGCCTGGGCTTCGCGCCAGAGCCGGCCCGTGTCTGCCCGCGCCATGCTGGAGAAGCAGGTGCAGGTATTAAAGGACAAGTTCGGCAAGGGGGAAGTGCCGGTGCCCGATTTCTGGGGAGGCTACCGCATTATTCCCGAGCGAATCGAATTCTGGCAAGGCGGTGAACATCGCCTGCACGACCGCTTCCTCTACAGCCGCGAGGACGATGGTTGGGCCATCGAACAATTGCAGCCCTGA
- a CDS encoding lipocalin-like domain-containing protein — translation MISKEDLVGTWELESWTVGYSDRDEFSYPYGEEPRGLLVYANDGWMSASIARNDRAGLPTDISYRKIPDALKAEAFSSYFHYAGRFQVHGGDVVHYVTQSLNPDFPGTEQLRHAELDGQTLVLSGKDQVGEVVRFHSLVWHRTTPTPEPTEDRPPLDA, via the coding sequence ATGATTAGCAAAGAAGATCTGGTAGGCACCTGGGAACTGGAGTCGTGGACGGTGGGTTATTCCGACCGGGATGAGTTCAGCTATCCTTATGGGGAAGAGCCTCGCGGGCTATTGGTCTATGCCAATGACGGTTGGATGAGCGCTTCTATCGCGCGTAACGATCGCGCCGGCCTACCCACTGATATCTCCTACCGTAAGATCCCGGATGCCCTCAAGGCCGAGGCATTTTCGTCCTATTTTCACTACGCCGGACGCTTTCAGGTGCACGGTGGGGATGTAGTCCACTACGTCACCCAGAGTCTCAATCCGGACTTCCCCGGTACCGAGCAACTACGCCACGCCGAACTGGACGGCCAGACCCTGGTGCTGTCAGGCAAGGATCAGGTGGGCGAAGTGGTGCGCTTTCATTCGCTGGTGTGGCATCGCACCACGCCGACGCCAGAGCCCACGGAAGATCGCCCGCCGCTGGACGCCTAG
- a CDS encoding CinA family nicotinamide mononucleotide deamidase-related protein — MTDQNPRVQLLLTGNEIMSGDTVDSNSAMIAQRLAALAIGVYRKVTVGDDVPLLQQELTQMTHNADLVIVNGGLGPTVDDLTAEVLAAVAGVPTVEHPQAVAHLQHWCGKRNLALNAANMKQAMLPEGCEVVDNPVGSAVGFALTVNGCRVICTPGVPSELAPMMDLIVAQLAAAQDAPVERDILRLQTFGLGESSAQQMIADHISDWPAEVDLGFRAGAPQMEIKLMVDRAADLPARQWCREQLETLFGDHIIGEGGCQLAERVLALLRQRGQTLTTAESCTGGLIASMLTRIAGSSDGFHAGFVTYANEIKHAVLGVPNEVLASEGAVSEAVVRSMALGALERSGADYAIAVSGIAGPGGGSEDKPVGTVWLAWGSREDIRTRCLCWPVERTLFQTMIAAAGLDMIRRTLLGIDDEPRYFAQRGAGKGR, encoded by the coding sequence ATGACAGACCAGAACCCCCGCGTGCAGCTGCTGCTCACTGGCAACGAGATCATGAGCGGCGACACGGTGGACTCCAATTCGGCCATGATCGCCCAACGCCTGGCCGCACTCGCCATCGGCGTGTATCGCAAAGTGACCGTGGGCGACGATGTGCCCCTGCTGCAGCAGGAACTGACCCAGATGACCCACAACGCCGACCTGGTCATCGTCAACGGCGGCCTCGGACCCACGGTAGATGACCTCACAGCCGAGGTGCTGGCCGCGGTTGCCGGTGTGCCCACGGTAGAGCACCCGCAGGCAGTGGCCCATCTGCAACACTGGTGCGGTAAACGCAACCTGGCCCTCAACGCCGCCAATATGAAGCAGGCGATGCTGCCCGAGGGCTGCGAGGTCGTGGACAACCCCGTCGGCAGCGCTGTGGGGTTCGCCCTGACCGTGAACGGCTGTCGGGTGATCTGCACGCCCGGCGTACCCAGCGAACTGGCGCCCATGATGGACCTGATTGTGGCGCAGCTGGCGGCCGCACAGGACGCGCCGGTGGAACGGGACATCCTGCGTCTGCAGACCTTCGGCCTGGGCGAGTCCTCTGCGCAGCAGATGATCGCCGACCACATCAGCGACTGGCCGGCTGAGGTAGACCTGGGCTTTCGCGCCGGAGCGCCGCAAATGGAGATCAAACTCATGGTGGACCGCGCTGCCGATCTGCCGGCGCGGCAGTGGTGCCGGGAGCAACTCGAGACCCTGTTCGGTGATCACATCATTGGTGAAGGCGGCTGCCAGCTGGCAGAGCGTGTTCTGGCGTTACTGCGCCAGCGGGGCCAGACACTGACCACCGCAGAGTCCTGCACCGGCGGCCTGATCGCCTCCATGCTCACCCGTATTGCCGGCTCCTCCGACGGCTTCCACGCGGGCTTTGTCACTTACGCCAACGAGATCAAGCATGCTGTCCTGGGTGTGCCCAACGAGGTACTGGCCAGCGAAGGCGCGGTGAGTGAAGCCGTGGTGCGCAGCATGGCGCTGGGCGCGCTGGAACGCAGCGGTGCCGACTACGCAATCGCAGTGTCCGGTATTGCAGGCCCGGGCGGCGGCAGCGAGGACAAACCGGTGGGCACCGTATGGCTGGCCTGGGGCAGTAGAGAAGACATCCGCACCCGCTGTCTGTGCTGGCCGGTGGAGCGCACCTTGTTCCAGACAATGATCGCGGCGGCGGGTCTGGATATGATCCGCCGCACGCTACTGGGCATAGACGATGAGCCGCGCTACTTCGCCCAGCGGGGTGCCGGCAAAGGGCGCTAG
- a CDS encoding NUDIX hydrolase: MSGTRYCPECGAALARHVVGGETRNHWICTGCSALHHDSPMIVVTAFVACEDRLLWVQRGIEPQRGQWAIPGGFMEQQETLAQGAARELHEEAGVLLPPEQLQLYMTGTITFINQVYVAFRARVDTDFCEPGPESQACGFFSRDECPWLDVAYPQVNDSIEQAYSDLESGRFDVWQAEMTEGRYDFWSVSQSGR; encoded by the coding sequence ATGTCCGGCACCCGCTACTGCCCTGAATGCGGCGCAGCCCTGGCCCGTCACGTCGTTGGTGGCGAGACGCGCAATCACTGGATCTGCACCGGTTGCAGCGCGTTGCACCACGATTCCCCTATGATCGTGGTAACGGCGTTTGTCGCTTGTGAGGACCGCCTGCTGTGGGTGCAACGCGGCATTGAGCCCCAGCGTGGGCAGTGGGCCATTCCCGGCGGGTTCATGGAGCAACAAGAAACGCTGGCCCAGGGTGCCGCGCGGGAACTGCACGAAGAGGCGGGGGTGTTATTGCCGCCGGAGCAGCTGCAGCTCTACATGACCGGCACCATTACGTTTATCAATCAGGTCTACGTGGCGTTTCGCGCGCGAGTGGATACGGATTTCTGTGAGCCGGGGCCTGAGTCTCAGGCCTGTGGTTTCTTCAGCCGCGACGAATGCCCCTGGCTTGATGTCGCCTACCCTCAGGTCAACGACTCCATCGAGCAGGCCTATAGCGACCTGGAGAGCGGCCGTTTCGATGTCTGGCAGGCGGAGATGACGGAGGGGCGCTATGACTTCTGGTCGGTGTCCCAGTCAGGGCGCTGA
- a CDS encoding DUF924 family protein: protein MTDSIDAIHQYWFGELDEYGMAAKSRNQLWFQSTPADDARCGDLFGELVEEALAGGLSDWETSDRGVIALILLLDQFTRTLFRGEARAFSGDARAFALAQHQIAHGHHARMPAVHQVFLFLPLEHAENLDAQEECVELFAELEAVTGLEAIAGYSRFAVAHREVIARFGRFPHRNAALGRESTPAEIDHLKTHGGF, encoded by the coding sequence ATGACAGACAGTATCGATGCGATTCACCAGTACTGGTTTGGCGAGCTGGACGAGTACGGCATGGCCGCCAAAAGTCGCAACCAACTCTGGTTCCAGTCAACGCCGGCCGACGACGCACGCTGTGGCGACTTGTTTGGCGAGCTCGTGGAGGAAGCACTGGCGGGTGGCCTGAGCGACTGGGAAACCAGCGATCGCGGTGTCATTGCCCTGATACTACTGCTCGATCAGTTCACTCGCACCCTGTTTCGCGGTGAGGCCAGGGCTTTCTCCGGCGACGCACGTGCGTTTGCGCTGGCCCAGCACCAGATCGCCCACGGCCACCACGCCCGCATGCCGGCGGTGCATCAGGTGTTTTTGTTCCTGCCGCTTGAACACGCAGAGAATCTGGATGCGCAGGAAGAGTGCGTCGAATTATTCGCTGAACTGGAGGCCGTTACCGGGCTTGAAGCCATAGCCGGATACAGCCGTTTTGCCGTTGCCCACCGGGAGGTTATCGCCAGATTCGGCCGCTTTCCTCACCGCAATGCCGCCCTCGGGCGCGAATCCACCCCCGCTGAGATCGATCACCTGAAAACCCACGGCGGTTTCTGA
- a CDS encoding FKBP-type peptidyl-prolyl cis-trans isomerase, giving the protein MALQPEVDLATDEQKVSYGFGLQFGDQLKRNDFEGLDVEAVIAAIRHWYVHGETAMSDADLNPAFQRIQDRQKAKEAEEASKYQVLAEEFMKRNGEREEVSVTESGLQWEVLEAGSGDKPGATDTVVTHYHGTFPDGRVFDSSVERGEPAEFGVNQVIPGWTEALQMMSVGDKWRIACPPQLAYGEQGAGGSIPPNSALVFEIHLIEIKA; this is encoded by the coding sequence ATGGCACTACAACCTGAGGTGGATCTTGCCACCGACGAACAGAAGGTAAGTTACGGCTTTGGTCTCCAGTTCGGCGACCAGCTGAAGCGCAATGATTTTGAAGGCCTGGACGTGGAGGCGGTCATCGCCGCGATTCGCCATTGGTATGTGCATGGCGAAACGGCCATGAGTGACGCAGACCTGAACCCGGCGTTCCAGCGCATCCAGGACCGGCAGAAAGCGAAAGAGGCCGAGGAGGCCAGCAAGTACCAGGTACTGGCTGAGGAATTCATGAAGCGCAATGGGGAACGCGAGGAAGTAAGCGTGACCGAGAGCGGCCTGCAGTGGGAAGTGCTGGAAGCGGGCAGCGGCGACAAGCCGGGTGCGACTGACACGGTGGTGACTCACTATCACGGGACTTTCCCCGACGGCCGGGTCTTCGACAGCTCGGTTGAGCGTGGCGAGCCGGCTGAATTCGGCGTTAACCAGGTCATTCCGGGTTGGACTGAGGCGCTGCAGATGATGTCAGTGGGCGACAAGTGGCGCATCGCTTGTCCGCCGCAGTTGGCCTATGGCGAGCAGGGGGCTGGTGGGTCTATTCCTCCCAATAGTGCGCTCGTTTTCGAGATTCATCTCATAGAGATCAAAGCTTAG
- a CDS encoding ParA family protein: MRRVVFNQKGGVGKTSITCNLAAISASMGYRTLVLDLDVQGNTTHYLVGEIDADAFPAEAQGVAGLFKQTVGSRRMQKNPDSFVWETPYENLYLMPSSPVLSDMEKELESRYKIYKLRDALDKLVDEYDRIYIDTPPNFNFYSKSALIAADTVLVPFDCDSFARQSLYSLMDNMAELQEDHNPELVVEGIVINQFNSQARLPGELVAELEDEGYPVFDTYLNTSVKMKESHREHRPLIDMAPSHKLTGQFLDLHAELEKSPSVAAA, translated from the coding sequence ATGAGACGTGTCGTTTTTAACCAGAAAGGCGGGGTCGGCAAGACCAGCATCACCTGCAATCTTGCGGCTATCAGTGCCAGCATGGGCTATCGCACGCTGGTTCTTGACCTGGATGTGCAGGGCAATACCACTCACTATCTCGTGGGCGAGATCGATGCCGATGCCTTTCCGGCGGAAGCTCAGGGCGTGGCGGGGTTGTTCAAGCAGACCGTCGGTTCCCGACGGATGCAGAAGAACCCGGATTCCTTCGTCTGGGAGACCCCCTACGAGAACCTCTATCTCATGCCCTCCAGTCCCGTGCTCTCCGACATGGAGAAGGAGCTTGAGTCACGCTACAAAATCTACAAGCTCCGTGATGCACTGGACAAACTGGTAGATGAGTACGACCGGATCTACATCGACACGCCGCCCAATTTCAACTTCTACTCCAAATCAGCGCTGATCGCCGCGGACACCGTACTGGTGCCGTTTGACTGCGACAGCTTCGCGCGCCAGTCCCTCTACTCGCTGATGGACAACATGGCCGAGCTGCAGGAAGACCACAATCCCGAGCTGGTAGTGGAAGGCATCGTGATCAACCAGTTCAACTCCCAGGCCCGCTTGCCCGGCGAACTGGTGGCCGAGCTCGAAGACGAGGGCTACCCCGTGTTCGACACCTACCTCAACACCTCGGTGAAGATGAAAGAATCCCACCGCGAACACCGTCCCCTGATCGACATGGCCCCCAGCCACAAACTCACCGGTCAGTTCCTCGACCTCCATGCCGAGCTTGAGAAGTCCCCTTCCGTCGCAGCGGCTTAG
- a CDS encoding phosphoadenosine phosphosulfate reductase family protein: MSKLPVLDLDLDNVNASLRDKSAGEIVRWALGLQVPTISTTSMGKNAAVMLHLVSEQDKKVPVIWVDSGYNLRDTYVVAERLIEKLDLNMHVFSPQMTSERRNAIMGGVPTVDEEERHQEFTRQVKLEPFGRALDTFKPEIWLTGIRREETEHRKTLDIVSMDNRGIIKVAPIFNWSDDDVEDYMERFELPTCRHYFDPTKVHDGRECGLHTAA, from the coding sequence GTGAGCAAACTACCCGTGTTGGATCTGGACCTCGACAATGTAAATGCATCCCTGCGCGACAAGAGCGCCGGGGAGATTGTGCGTTGGGCATTGGGGTTGCAGGTGCCCACCATATCCACCACCAGCATGGGCAAAAACGCAGCAGTCATGCTGCATCTCGTCAGCGAGCAGGACAAGAAAGTGCCCGTCATCTGGGTGGATTCAGGCTATAACCTGCGCGATACCTATGTCGTAGCCGAGCGCCTGATCGAGAAGCTCGACCTGAACATGCATGTATTTTCGCCGCAAATGACCTCCGAACGACGCAACGCCATCATGGGTGGCGTGCCTACCGTGGACGAGGAGGAGCGGCATCAGGAGTTTACCCGGCAGGTGAAGCTCGAACCCTTCGGCCGTGCTCTCGATACCTTCAAGCCCGAAATCTGGCTCACCGGTATTCGCAGGGAAGAGACCGAGCACCGCAAGACCCTCGACATCGTGTCGATGGACAACCGGGGCATCATCAAGGTCGCGCCTATTTTCAACTGGTCGGATGACGATGTTGAGGATTATATGGAGCGCTTTGAGCTACCCACCTGCCGCCACTATTTCGACCCCACCAAGGTACATGACGGCCGCGAGTGCGGCTTGCATACCGCCGCCTGA
- a CDS encoding tetratricopeptide repeat protein, with amino-acid sequence MSTLAACATSTPAPEVTNLEPIQLPGQTIGVDEVAAQAPTPDLLVLDADMKKFVSTYAGEELGKRERLRSLHRAVSGPSILGMDYDPTAEGSAIEAFHRETANCLSYANMFVALAREAGLDARYQWVEVRPQWTRMGERVAVRLHVNAVVHLNRQDRFMVDIDPLPSRDFAGTQEISDSDAQALYHNNIAMDALAREELDIAWTQAVRALQLAPQMPHLWVNLGAVYRRTHQYDAAEAAYMQALALDGMERSAMNNLLVLYQVTGDTEQVEYWKERVLKYRDSNPYYHAWLGDLAAEEGDWRSASDYYQRALGLQPEDATLLFSLGLIYEQLDELKAAQRYVEQALSKSSLVRERERYRIKLDELNRIQTAAY; translated from the coding sequence GTGTCGACATTGGCCGCTTGCGCCACCAGCACGCCAGCGCCTGAAGTCACAAATCTTGAACCCATCCAGTTACCCGGGCAGACGATTGGCGTGGACGAGGTTGCCGCCCAGGCGCCTACACCCGACCTTCTCGTGCTTGATGCAGACATGAAAAAGTTTGTCTCGACCTACGCCGGCGAAGAGCTGGGCAAACGCGAGCGTCTGCGCTCGCTGCACCGGGCGGTGTCTGGCCCATCGATTCTGGGGATGGATTACGATCCGACGGCGGAGGGCAGTGCGATAGAAGCCTTTCACCGGGAAACGGCCAACTGCCTGTCTTACGCCAATATGTTTGTGGCCCTGGCCCGGGAGGCCGGTCTGGATGCTCGCTATCAATGGGTGGAAGTGCGCCCCCAGTGGACGCGTATGGGGGAGCGAGTCGCTGTTCGCCTGCATGTGAATGCAGTGGTCCACCTGAACCGCCAGGATCGCTTCATGGTGGATATTGACCCCCTGCCATCCCGAGATTTCGCCGGAACCCAGGAGATCTCCGACAGTGACGCCCAGGCCCTGTATCACAACAATATCGCCATGGACGCGCTGGCTCGGGAAGAACTCGATATAGCCTGGACTCAGGCTGTGCGCGCTCTGCAACTGGCACCGCAGATGCCTCACTTGTGGGTGAACCTGGGGGCCGTATACCGCCGCACTCATCAGTACGATGCAGCCGAGGCTGCTTATATGCAGGCGCTGGCGCTGGACGGCATGGAGCGCTCCGCCATGAACAATCTACTGGTCTTGTACCAGGTCACCGGCGACACCGAGCAAGTTGAATACTGGAAAGAGCGTGTTCTCAAGTACCGCGACAGCAATCCCTATTACCACGCCTGGTTGGGCGATCTGGCGGCGGAAGAGGGAGACTGGCGCAGCGCCAGTGACTACTACCAGCGGGCACTGGGGCTGCAGCCGGAAGACGCTACCCTGCTGTTTTCACTGGGCTTGATTTACGAGCAGTTGGATGAGCTCAAGGCTGCCCAGCGCTATGTGGAACAGGCGCTCTCAAAGTCCAGTCTGGTGCGCGAGCGCGAGCGCTACCGGATCAAGTTGGACGAACTGAATCGAATCCAGACGGCCGCCTACTGA
- a CDS encoding PPOX class F420-dependent oxidoreductase produces MSKQQIAKLEAGKYLSFATLKRSGDYVATPVWFAPLNGHYYLFSAEDAGKVKRLRNFSEARVAPCTVSGKLKGEFMDTQAELLDSPEDIATALEALHKKYGLSMKVTDFFSGLTGKKDKRAYIRVHIPQ; encoded by the coding sequence ATGAGCAAGCAACAAATAGCAAAACTCGAAGCGGGCAAATACCTGAGCTTCGCCACCCTCAAACGCTCTGGCGACTACGTGGCCACGCCGGTCTGGTTTGCCCCGCTGAATGGACACTACTACCTCTTCTCCGCTGAGGACGCCGGCAAGGTAAAGCGCTTGCGCAACTTCAGTGAAGCGCGCGTGGCGCCGTGCACCGTATCGGGCAAACTCAAGGGCGAATTCATGGACACCCAGGCCGAACTACTGGACAGCCCCGAGGACATCGCCACCGCGCTGGAGGCACTGCATAAAAAGTATGGCCTGAGCATGAAAGTGACCGACTTCTTTTCCGGTCTGACAGGTAAGAAAGACAAGCGCGCCTACATCCGGGTGCATATCCCTCAGTAG